In a genomic window of [Empedobacter] haloabium:
- the recD gene encoding exodeoxyribonuclease V subunit alpha, translated as MKKNATDPQAEMARSAATLAQLDALTEAGKLRRLAGAFARFVATLGQAPAPLLVAGALLSELEGRGHSCLVLADLAHDPSAQLGWLDGEWAALRAVAGPLPKKAADWRNLLQACEQVWPVGDLDFNQPLVLDGERLYLRRYWRDETMVAASVLRRAGTERPVDAAAVRRWLDRLFEPRDDARADAAGPDWQKIACAIALRSELAIITGGPGTGKTYTVARLLALLFAMAGAGQAHGLRIALAAPTGKAAARLKQSIDQALDELADKLGDTLPLRELAARMGAARTLHSLLGARPDTRSFAYHAGNPLDVDVLIVDEASMVHLEMMASLLAALPAHARLILLGDKDQLASVEAGAVLGDLCAEAESGNYAEDTVAYVQAATGETIPADYALRDGGALAQSIVMLRQSRRFGGPIGALALAVNRGDGDAARAVLRAGPDEHGGRVHWIEGATPPDALALAVEGRAGAPQGYRDYLTLVQEGPEAWGSDYTGWVRAVLRRFEQFRLLCAVRAGEWGVAGLNEAIEARLDAARLIRRRGEWYVGRPVMVTRNDYATGVYNGDIGLTLPDPQRPGSLRVWFADGDAIRSVLATRLRDVETAFAMTVHKSQGSEFTHTAMVLPREMNAVLARELVYTGITRAREFFTLVSPNAAVLGQAIAERTQRASGLREALLR; from the coding sequence ATGAAGAAGAACGCCACCGATCCCCAGGCCGAGATGGCACGATCCGCCGCCACGCTGGCGCAGCTGGATGCACTGACCGAGGCGGGCAAGCTGCGCCGCCTGGCCGGCGCGTTCGCCCGCTTCGTCGCGACGCTGGGCCAGGCACCGGCGCCGCTGCTGGTGGCCGGCGCGCTGCTGTCCGAGCTGGAAGGGCGCGGCCACAGCTGCCTGGTGCTGGCCGACCTGGCGCACGACCCGTCGGCGCAACTGGGCTGGCTCGATGGCGAGTGGGCGGCGCTGCGCGCGGTGGCCGGCCCGCTGCCGAAGAAGGCGGCCGACTGGCGCAACCTGCTGCAGGCCTGCGAACAGGTGTGGCCGGTGGGCGACCTGGATTTCAACCAGCCGCTGGTGCTCGACGGCGAACGGCTGTACCTGCGCCGCTACTGGCGCGACGAGACCATGGTGGCGGCCTCCGTGCTGCGCCGCGCCGGCACCGAACGCCCGGTCGATGCGGCCGCCGTGCGGCGCTGGCTGGACCGGCTGTTCGAGCCGCGTGACGATGCGCGTGCCGATGCGGCGGGCCCGGACTGGCAGAAGATCGCCTGCGCCATCGCGCTGCGCAGCGAGCTGGCCATCATCACGGGCGGTCCGGGCACCGGCAAGACCTACACGGTGGCACGCTTGCTGGCCCTGCTGTTCGCCATGGCCGGCGCAGGTCAGGCGCACGGCCTGCGCATCGCGCTGGCGGCGCCCACCGGCAAGGCGGCCGCGCGCCTGAAGCAGTCGATCGACCAGGCCCTGGACGAGCTGGCGGACAAGCTGGGCGACACGCTGCCGCTGCGCGAACTGGCCGCGCGCATGGGCGCCGCCCGCACCCTGCACTCGCTGCTGGGCGCACGGCCGGACACGCGCAGCTTCGCCTACCACGCCGGCAATCCGCTCGACGTGGACGTGCTGATCGTCGACGAAGCCTCGATGGTGCACCTGGAAATGATGGCGTCCCTGCTGGCGGCGCTGCCGGCGCACGCGCGCCTGATCCTGTTGGGCGACAAGGATCAATTGGCATCGGTGGAGGCGGGCGCCGTGCTGGGCGACCTGTGCGCCGAGGCGGAAAGCGGCAACTACGCCGAGGACACGGTCGCCTACGTGCAGGCCGCCACCGGCGAGACCATCCCGGCAGACTACGCGCTGCGCGACGGCGGCGCGCTGGCGCAAAGCATCGTCATGCTGCGCCAGAGCCGCCGCTTCGGCGGTCCGATCGGCGCGCTGGCGCTGGCCGTCAACCGGGGCGACGGCGACGCCGCCCGCGCCGTGCTGCGCGCCGGGCCGGACGAACACGGCGGCCGCGTGCACTGGATCGAAGGCGCTACCCCGCCGGACGCGCTGGCGCTGGCGGTCGAGGGGCGCGCCGGCGCGCCGCAGGGCTACCGCGATTACCTGACGCTGGTGCAGGAAGGACCGGAGGCCTGGGGCAGCGACTACACGGGCTGGGTGCGCGCGGTGCTGCGCCGCTTCGAGCAGTTCCGCCTGCTGTGCGCCGTGCGCGCGGGCGAGTGGGGCGTGGCCGGCCTGAACGAAGCGATCGAGGCGCGCCTGGACGCGGCCCGGCTGATTCGCCGCCGTGGCGAGTGGTACGTCGGCCGGCCGGTCATGGTCACGCGCAACGACTACGCCACCGGCGTGTACAACGGCGACATCGGCCTGACCCTGCCGGACCCGCAGCGGCCCGGCTCGCTGCGCGTGTGGTTCGCCGACGGCGATGCGATCCGCAGCGTGCTGGCCACGCGCCTGCGCGACGTGGAGACGGCGTTCGCGATGACGGTGCACAAATCGCAGGGCTCGGAATTCACCCACACGGCGATGGTGCTGCCGCGCGAGATGAACGCCGTGCTGGCGCGCGAGCTGGTCTACACCGGCATCACGCGGGCGCGCGAGTTCTTCACGCTGGTGTCGCCGAACGCGGCCGTGCTGGGCCAGGCCATTGCCGAGCGCACGCAGCGCGCCAGTGGCTTGCGCGAGGCCTTGTTGCGGTAG